A region of Dictyostelium discoideum AX4 chromosome 1 chromosome, whole genome shotgun sequence DNA encodes the following proteins:
- the pfdn2 gene encoding prefoldin beta-like domain containing protein — translation MSQQKQQLTENQIIEHYKDLKSQQQQIISRISEFESDVGEYGLVINAIQNLESNRKCFRMVGGVLVERTVGEVLPQIKQNRDGIKEVVKKLDENLSIKTKELNDFVALYKIKITSQ, via the exons atgtCACAACAAAAACAGCAACTTACAGAGAATCAAATTATTGAACattataaagatttaaaatcacaacaacaacaaattataaGTAGAATTTCAGAGTTTGAATCAGATGTAGGTGAATATGGTTTAGTTATAAAtgcaattcaaaatttagaATCAAATAGAAAATGTTTCAGAATGGTTGGTGGTGTTTTGGTAGAAAGAACTGTTGGTGAAGTTTTACcacaaattaaacaaaatagAGATGGt atTAAAGAAGTTGTAAAGAAATTAGATGAAAAtctttcaattaaaacaaaagaattaaatgattttgtagctttatataaaataaaaataacttcacaataa